A section of the Ciceribacter thiooxidans genome encodes:
- a CDS encoding DUF899 domain-containing protein produces MEHPVVSREEWLEARRALLLKEKEATHLRDRLNAERMALPWVKVDKDYVFDTPSGPKTLAALFDGRSQLMIYHFMLGPDWQAGCTGCSFIADHLDGTLPHLNHHDVTLVAVSRAPLEKIEAYKRRMGWHFPWVSSFGTDFNRDYHVSFDPEELASGKVFYNFTAMPAEDAGTELPGLSAFYRDADGTVFHTYSSYARGPEELIGTLMILDRAPKGRNERTTMDFVRRHDEYDGKPRAAAS; encoded by the coding sequence ATGGAACATCCTGTCGTATCCCGCGAAGAATGGCTGGAGGCGCGCCGCGCCCTTCTGCTGAAGGAAAAGGAAGCGACGCATCTGCGCGACCGGCTGAATGCCGAGCGCATGGCCTTGCCCTGGGTCAAGGTCGACAAGGACTACGTCTTCGACACGCCGTCGGGGCCGAAAACGCTCGCCGCGCTCTTCGACGGCCGCAGCCAGCTGATGATCTACCATTTCATGCTCGGCCCGGACTGGCAGGCGGGCTGCACCGGCTGCTCGTTCATCGCCGATCATCTGGACGGCACGCTGCCGCATCTGAACCATCACGACGTGACGCTGGTCGCCGTCTCGCGTGCGCCGCTCGAAAAGATCGAGGCCTACAAGCGCCGCATGGGCTGGCATTTCCCGTGGGTGTCGTCCTTCGGCACCGACTTCAACCGCGACTATCACGTGTCCTTCGATCCGGAGGAGCTCGCCTCCGGCAAGGTCTTCTATAATTTCACCGCAATGCCGGCGGAGGATGCCGGTACCGAGCTTCCGGGCCTCAGCGCCTTCTACCGCGATGCCGACGGCACCGTCTTCCATACCTATTCGAGCTATGCGCGGGGACCGGAAGAACTGATCGGCACGCTGATGATCCTCGACCGGGCGCCGAAGGGGCGCAACGAGAGAACGACGATGGACTTCGTCCGTCGCCACGACGAATACGACGGAAAGCCGCGCGCCGCCGCGTCCTGA
- a CDS encoding MarR family winged helix-turn-helix transcriptional regulator, producing the protein MQDKKAIKGPRLDSQLCFAIYGAAHAFNRAYKPLLEPLGLTYPQYLVMMVLWENDAQPVKAIGERLGLDSGTLSPLLKRLQQAGYVARERSSGDERQVIISLTETGAALQQKAANVMQSIGIATGCSIEEIDSMRERLHALRRQLAPEE; encoded by the coding sequence ATGCAGGACAAGAAGGCCATAAAAGGACCGCGTCTCGACAGCCAGCTCTGCTTCGCCATCTACGGCGCGGCACACGCCTTCAACCGGGCCTACAAGCCGCTGCTCGAGCCGCTCGGCCTCACCTACCCGCAATATCTGGTGATGATGGTGCTCTGGGAGAACGACGCCCAGCCGGTGAAGGCGATCGGCGAACGCCTCGGCCTCGATTCCGGCACGCTCTCACCGCTGCTGAAACGCCTGCAGCAGGCAGGCTACGTCGCCCGCGAACGCTCCTCCGGCGACGAGCGGCAGGTGATCATCTCACTCACGGAAACCGGCGCCGCCCTGCAGCAGAAGGCGGCAAACGTCATGCAATCCATCGGCATCGCCACCGGCTGCAGTATCGAGGAGATCGACAGCATGCGCGAGCGGCTGCATGCTCTGCGCCGGCAGCTTGCGCCGGAGGAGTAG
- a CDS encoding histidine kinase, whose translation MRRFLAAAAALLFSADLAFSATLIFPSDAPVALITIPDSWKPEETETGVDAVSDDEGVYFSVDVAGDDNMETIITDAFKYLEENGVKADPATQKDTKDTLNGMPFEAIDWSGTDEEGPVSIGVGILGVKADKLLVITYWGAKDREDRNMPEVGKILASIKAAN comes from the coding sequence ATGCGCCGATTCCTCGCCGCCGCCGCGGCCCTGCTTTTCTCCGCCGATCTTGCCTTTTCGGCGACGCTCATCTTCCCGTCCGATGCGCCGGTCGCCTTGATCACCATCCCCGACAGCTGGAAGCCGGAGGAGACGGAGACCGGTGTCGACGCCGTCTCGGATGACGAGGGCGTCTATTTCTCCGTGGACGTCGCCGGCGACGACAACATGGAGACGATCATCACGGACGCCTTCAAGTATCTGGAGGAAAACGGCGTGAAGGCCGACCCAGCTACCCAGAAGGACACCAAGGACACGCTGAACGGCATGCCCTTCGAGGCGATCGACTGGAGCGGCACCGACGAGGAAGGCCCCGTCAGCATCGGCGTCGGCATTCTCGGCGTGAAGGCCGACAAGCTGCTCGTCATCACCTATTGGGGTGCGAAGGACCGGGAAGACAGGAACATGCCGGAAGTCGGCAAGATCCTCGCCTCCATCAAGGCCGCGAACTGA
- a CDS encoding DUF1579 domain-containing protein has protein sequence MELAVPQQEHYFLEKLLGDWVVTSATGNEDCGPESPDDRWTETVRTFDGLWYVAEGHGKMPDGRPGSALMTLGYDPQAGHYVGTWVGSMMTKLWVYKGWIEPDGKTLTLEAEGPDFTDPAKTAIYHDAITFVDDDTRRFTASVRQPDGTFQTFMTSEMQRQS, from the coding sequence ATGGAACTCGCAGTACCGCAGCAGGAACACTACTTTCTCGAAAAGCTTCTCGGCGACTGGGTCGTCACCTCGGCCACCGGCAACGAGGATTGCGGGCCCGAAAGCCCGGATGACCGATGGACCGAGACGGTCCGCACCTTCGACGGCCTCTGGTATGTCGCCGAGGGCCACGGCAAGATGCCGGACGGGCGCCCGGGCTCGGCCCTGATGACGCTCGGCTACGATCCGCAGGCCGGCCACTATGTCGGCACCTGGGTCGGCTCGATGATGACCAAGCTCTGGGTCTACAAGGGCTGGATCGAGCCCGATGGCAAGACCCTGACGCTCGAGGCGGAGGGGCCGGACTTCACCGACCCGGCGAAGACGGCGATCTATCATGACGCCATCACCTTCGTCGACGACGACACGCGCCGCTTCACCGCCAGCGTCCGCCAGCCTGACGGCACTTTCCAGACCTTCATGACGAGCGAAATGCAGAGACAATCCTGA
- a CDS encoding RES family NAD+ phosphorylase has translation MSSPIWTPAALSSEFRAVSGAWWRLVEAQHQVSTMKLVDTVEEQSLLEGLLEETKPALPPECAGLDYLLATPFRYGAVYPNGSRFRRAGRTLGVFYAAESVTTALAEMAFYRLLFFAESPETPLPANAAEYTAFSALVTTTRALDLTAPPLARDAAAWEDPVSYEACQALADAARAADGQAILYRSVRDPGQGMNIALLSARAFAAREPVERQTWHIRLGRAGVQALCEFPQRRLGFSVADFASDPRLSRFRSA, from the coding sequence ATGTCCTCGCCTATCTGGACGCCCGCCGCGCTCTCGTCTGAGTTTCGCGCCGTCTCGGGCGCATGGTGGCGGCTCGTCGAGGCGCAGCACCAGGTCTCGACGATGAAGCTCGTCGATACGGTCGAGGAGCAATCGCTGCTCGAAGGCCTGCTCGAGGAAACCAAGCCGGCGCTGCCGCCGGAATGCGCCGGCCTCGATTATCTCCTCGCCACACCCTTCCGCTACGGCGCCGTTTACCCCAACGGCTCGCGCTTCCGCCGTGCCGGTCGCACCCTCGGTGTCTTCTACGCCGCCGAAAGCGTGACGACGGCGCTTGCCGAAATGGCCTTCTACCGGCTGCTCTTCTTCGCCGAATCGCCCGAAACGCCGCTGCCGGCCAACGCCGCGGAATACACCGCCTTTTCCGCCCTCGTCACGACCACGCGGGCGCTCGACCTCACCGCGCCGCCGCTTGCGCGTGACGCCGCCGCCTGGGAGGACCCGGTCTCCTACGAGGCCTGTCAGGCGCTCGCCGATGCCGCGCGTGCGGCGGACGGGCAGGCGATCCTCTACCGCTCGGTGCGTGATCCCGGGCAAGGCATGAACATCGCGCTTTTGAGCGCTCGCGCCTTCGCCGCCCGTGAACCCGTCGAACGCCAGACCTGGCACATCCGCCTCGGTCGCGCGGGCGTGCAGGCGCTCTGCGAGTTCCCGCAGCGGCGGCTCGGCTTTTCCGTCGCCGATTTCGCGTCCGATCCCCGGCTCTCCCGCTTCCGGAGCGCGTAG
- a CDS encoding MbcA/ParS/Xre antitoxin family protein yields MLEALEKPSAPASEATVVTKAVVNAADRLGLSARTLAAVLGLSEASVSRMKRLDFRLERGSKPFELALLFIRVFRSLDAIAGGDEAVARNWLRNENTALGAVPAQKILTVSGLVDVLAYLDARRALV; encoded by the coding sequence ATGCTGGAAGCTCTGGAAAAACCCTCCGCGCCCGCCTCCGAAGCCACGGTCGTCACCAAGGCCGTGGTCAATGCCGCCGACCGGCTCGGCCTCAGCGCGCGCACACTGGCCGCCGTGCTCGGCCTCTCGGAGGCGAGCGTCTCGCGCATGAAGCGGCTCGACTTCAGGCTGGAGCGCGGCAGCAAGCCCTTCGAGCTGGCGCTCCTCTTCATCCGCGTCTTTCGTTCGCTCGATGCGATCGCCGGCGGCGACGAGGCCGTGGCGCGCAACTGGCTGCGCAACGAGAACACCGCGCTCGGCGCCGTGCCGGCACAGAAGATCCTCACCGTTTCCGGGCTCGTCGATGTCCTCGCCTATCTGGACGCCCGCCGCGCTCTCGTCTGA
- a CDS encoding phosphatase PAP2 family protein, with protein MAFRINNGSLYPYAAGAVVAGLLSAFGMIADEVSEGETLGLDEGVLMALRTPGNPSDPIGPPWLEEAARDVTSLGSFSVLTILVLVVVIHLFLIGRQRTGWFVTFSVIGGTILSTTLKSFYDRPRPELTGVARVFTASFPSGHATVSAVVYLTLGALLAEMAERRSQKVLYLGSAIFLTVLIGASRVYLGVHYPTDVLAGWSIGAGWALAWTLAAHLVRQRMKTKG; from the coding sequence ATGGCCTTTCGCATCAACAACGGTTCGCTCTACCCCTATGCCGCCGGCGCCGTCGTCGCCGGCCTGCTTTCAGCCTTCGGCATGATCGCCGACGAGGTGAGCGAAGGCGAGACGCTCGGCCTCGACGAGGGCGTGCTGATGGCACTGCGCACGCCGGGGAACCCTTCCGATCCGATCGGCCCGCCCTGGCTCGAGGAGGCCGCCCGCGACGTGACGTCGCTCGGCAGCTTCTCGGTACTGACCATCCTCGTGCTGGTCGTCGTCATCCACCTCTTCCTCATCGGACGACAGCGGACCGGCTGGTTCGTCACCTTCTCGGTGATCGGCGGGACGATCCTGAGCACGACGCTCAAATCCTTCTACGACCGCCCCCGTCCCGAACTCACCGGCGTGGCGCGCGTCTTCACCGCAAGCTTTCCGAGCGGGCACGCGACCGTCTCGGCCGTCGTCTACCTGACGCTCGGGGCGCTGCTTGCCGAAATGGCGGAGCGGAGGAGCCAGAAGGTGCTCTATCTCGGCTCGGCGATCTTCCTCACCGTCCTCATCGGCGCAAGCCGCGTCTATCTCGGCGTGCACTATCCGACGGACGTGCTGGCCGGCTGGTCGATCGGCGCGGGCTGGGCACTCGCCTGGACGCTCGCCGCCCATCTGGTGCGCCAGCGGATGAAGACCAAGGGGTGA
- a CDS encoding L,D-transpeptidase: MLSSLGGCLFVTDTSRMNIEVFQDEVAPVWNEPARVLPSESQPVPQQRLYSTQFHQTYGLPVTNPIHRTMYGIMRDEGHTLPPIPLDRVDRRYLREEVDYPTSEKPGTIVVDTKAHFLYFVEPGGKAIRYGVGLGRAGFSWSGRGVIALKQKWPRWTPSSEMVSRQPDLRPFSASEGGLEAGLNNPLGARALYIYQDGKDTLYRVHGTPDWQSVGKATSSGCVRMFNQDIIDLYDRVGGKAPIVVL; the protein is encoded by the coding sequence ATGCTTTCGTCGCTGGGCGGTTGCCTCTTCGTGACCGATACCAGTCGCATGAACATCGAGGTCTTCCAGGACGAGGTGGCGCCGGTCTGGAACGAGCCCGCCCGCGTGCTTCCGTCCGAGAGCCAGCCGGTGCCGCAGCAGCGCCTCTACTCCACCCAGTTCCACCAGACCTACGGGCTTCCCGTCACCAACCCGATCCATCGCACGATGTACGGGATCATGCGCGACGAGGGCCATACGCTGCCGCCGATCCCGCTCGACCGCGTCGACCGGCGCTACCTGCGCGAGGAGGTGGATTATCCGACCTCGGAAAAGCCGGGCACCATCGTCGTCGATACCAAGGCGCATTTCCTCTATTTCGTCGAGCCGGGCGGCAAGGCGATCCGCTACGGCGTCGGCCTCGGCCGCGCCGGCTTTTCCTGGTCGGGACGCGGCGTCATTGCGCTCAAGCAGAAATGGCCGCGCTGGACCCCGAGCAGCGAGATGGTCTCGCGCCAGCCGGACCTGCGCCCGTTCTCGGCCTCCGAAGGCGGGCTGGAGGCCGGCCTCAACAATCCGCTCGGTGCCCGCGCGCTCTACATCTATCAGGACGGCAAGGACACGCTCTACCGCGTCCACGGCACGCCGGACTGGCAGTCGGTCGGCAAGGCCACCTCGTCCGGCTGCGTGCGGATGTTCAACCAGGACATCATCGATCTCTACGATCGCGTCGGCGGCAAGGCCCCGATCGTCGTCCTCTGA
- the groL gene encoding chaperonin GroEL (60 kDa chaperone family; promotes refolding of misfolded polypeptides especially under stressful conditions; forms two stacked rings of heptamers to form a barrel-shaped 14mer; ends can be capped by GroES; misfolded proteins enter the barrel where they are refolded when GroES binds) — MAHKQVLFRDEARAKILRGASLLADAVRITLGPRSKSVLIEKKWGVPIVCNDGVTIAKEFDLEDAEENLGARMLREAAEKTGAMVGDGTSTATILAHAIFSEGLRNVVAGASAIDIKRGLDRATKCTVDALKTLSRPVATTREKQQVAAISAHNDEAIGALIAEAIEKVGDDGVITVEEAKTTETHLNVVEGMQFDRGYISPYFVTSAEDMEAVLEDARILLFDRKISALMDLVPLLEQIAKSGRPLLVIAEDIEGEALATLIVNQIRGTFHNCAVKAPGFGDRRKAMLEDIAVLTGAQVISEETGAKLENVTLAELGSAARVVIDKETTTIVGGAGDPARIKGRIEEIRRQIDKTTSDYDREKLEERLAKLSGGVAVIRVGAPAEAEMKAKKDAIEDAINATKAAVAEGIVPGGGLALLRCIGAVAAEEEKCAGDERTGVQILKRALEAPARQIALNSAVDDGVVVDRMLQGSGAYGFDAGRREYVDLMEAGIIDPTKVVRVALENAVSVAGILLLTEATMTEVREPAKPPEPEMGGV; from the coding sequence ATGGCGCATAAACAGGTTCTCTTTCGTGACGAAGCCCGCGCGAAAATCCTGCGCGGGGCAAGCCTACTCGCTGATGCGGTGCGGATCACGCTCGGCCCGCGTTCGAAATCGGTGCTGATCGAGAAGAAGTGGGGCGTGCCGATCGTCTGCAACGACGGCGTGACGATCGCCAAGGAATTCGACCTCGAGGACGCCGAGGAGAACCTCGGCGCGCGGATGCTCCGGGAAGCGGCGGAAAAGACCGGGGCGATGGTCGGCGACGGCACCAGCACGGCGACCATCCTCGCGCATGCGATCTTTTCCGAAGGCCTGCGCAACGTGGTTGCGGGCGCGAGCGCCATCGACATCAAGCGCGGTCTCGACCGGGCGACGAAATGCACGGTCGATGCACTGAAGACGCTGTCGCGGCCGGTCGCCACGACGCGCGAAAAGCAGCAGGTGGCGGCGATCTCCGCCCATAACGACGAGGCGATCGGGGCGCTCATCGCCGAGGCGATCGAGAAGGTCGGCGACGACGGCGTGATCACCGTCGAGGAGGCGAAGACGACGGAAACCCATCTCAACGTCGTCGAGGGCATGCAGTTCGACCGCGGCTACATCTCGCCCTATTTCGTCACCAGCGCGGAGGACATGGAAGCGGTGCTCGAAGACGCCCGCATCCTCCTCTTCGACCGCAAGATCTCGGCGCTGATGGACCTCGTGCCGCTGCTCGAACAGATCGCCAAGTCGGGCCGGCCGCTCCTGGTGATCGCCGAGGACATCGAGGGCGAGGCGCTCGCGACCCTCATCGTCAACCAGATCCGCGGCACCTTCCACAATTGCGCGGTCAAGGCGCCGGGCTTCGGCGACCGGCGCAAAGCGATGCTGGAAGATATCGCGGTGCTGACCGGCGCGCAGGTCATCTCGGAAGAGACGGGCGCCAAGCTCGAAAACGTGACGCTCGCAGAGCTCGGCTCGGCCGCCCGCGTCGTCATCGACAAGGAGACCACGACCATCGTCGGCGGCGCCGGCGATCCGGCGCGGATCAAGGGCCGCATCGAGGAAATCCGCCGACAGATCGACAAGACCACCAGCGACTACGACAGGGAGAAGCTCGAGGAACGGCTCGCCAAGCTCTCCGGCGGCGTCGCCGTCATCCGCGTCGGGGCGCCGGCGGAGGCGGAGATGAAGGCGAAGAAGGACGCGATCGAGGACGCGATCAACGCCACCAAGGCGGCGGTCGCGGAAGGCATCGTACCGGGCGGCGGGCTGGCGCTGCTCCGCTGCATCGGTGCGGTGGCGGCGGAAGAAGAAAAATGCGCGGGCGACGAGCGCACGGGCGTGCAGATCCTCAAGCGGGCGCTGGAGGCCCCTGCCCGGCAGATCGCCCTCAACTCGGCGGTGGATGACGGCGTCGTCGTCGACCGGATGCTGCAGGGCTCCGGCGCTTATGGCTTCGACGCCGGCCGGCGGGAATATGTCGACCTGATGGAGGCGGGCATCATCGATCCGACCAAGGTGGTGCGGGTGGCGCTCGAAAACGCCGTCTCCGTCGCCGGCATCCTGTTGCTAACCGAAGCGACGATGACCGAGGTGCGCGAGCCGGCGAAGCCGCCGGAGCCGGAGATGGGCGGCGTGTGA
- a CDS encoding organic hydroperoxide resistance protein, whose translation MSILYTAQASATGGRAGRAVSDNGVLDVVLTVPKELGGDGATGTNPEQMFAAGYSACFLGALKAVAGKEKVKIPEDTKVTARVGIGPRDDGTGFHIEVALSVNIPGVERALAERLVAAAHIVCPYSHAMRTSTEVPVSVE comes from the coding sequence ATGAGCATTCTCTATACCGCGCAGGCTTCCGCCACCGGCGGCCGCGCAGGCCGCGCCGTTTCCGACAACGGCGTTCTCGACGTGGTGCTGACCGTGCCGAAGGAACTCGGCGGCGACGGCGCCACCGGCACCAATCCGGAACAGATGTTCGCCGCCGGCTACTCCGCCTGCTTCCTCGGCGCGCTGAAGGCCGTCGCCGGCAAGGAGAAGGTGAAGATCCCGGAAGACACCAAGGTCACGGCCCGCGTCGGCATCGGCCCGCGCGACGACGGCACCGGCTTCCACATCGAGGTCGCGCTGTCGGTCAACATTCCGGGCGTCGAACGCGCGCTCGCCGAGCGCCTCGTGGCCGCCGCGCACATCGTCTGCCCCTACAGCCACGCCATGCGGACCTCGACCGAGGTTCCGGTCAGCGTCGAATAA
- a CDS encoding TIGR03808 family TAT-translocated repetitive protein codes for MATRREVITGLVGGALAAAIGSGPAGAASNVAGTELRGSIDAAKAGILPGASDNLSRRMQALLDEAAAKGLEVFLPPGNYSVSNLTLPDGTRLSGVPGATRLSYSGDGHLIAAADTARIDIADIVLDGANSWLGDHTEALLSFRNVADLRIVNCEIAGSRKHAVSLERCGGRFEDNRVTGAALAALISHEGNALSVTGNHISDCGNGGILVHRWTKGADESVISGNRIARIAANDGGTGQNGNGINLFRADNVIVSGNHVSDCAFSAIRANSSSDVQITGNQCLRSGETAIFVEFAFEGAIVSSNLVDGAANGIVAVNFNEGGRLASVGANVIRNLSLKGPYANDEAGFGIGISAEADTAISGNVIENAPRAGLMIGWGPYLRNVLASGNIIRGAPVGIAVSVVEGAGTAMLSGNLIEGAKDGAIVGYRWKDRATGDLVTGGDAPAPLVIEGNRAL; via the coding sequence ATGGCGACGAGACGCGAGGTGATCACCGGACTTGTGGGCGGGGCGCTTGCCGCCGCGATCGGCAGCGGGCCGGCGGGCGCCGCCTCCAATGTGGCGGGCACCGAGCTGCGCGGCTCGATCGACGCCGCCAAGGCCGGCATCCTGCCTGGCGCCTCCGACAACTTGAGCCGGCGGATGCAGGCGCTTCTCGACGAGGCGGCGGCGAAGGGGCTGGAGGTCTTCCTGCCGCCCGGCAATTACAGCGTCTCCAATCTCACCCTGCCGGACGGCACCCGGCTTTCCGGCGTGCCGGGCGCCACCCGGCTTTCCTACAGCGGCGACGGCCACCTGATTGCCGCCGCCGACACCGCGCGCATCGACATTGCCGACATCGTGCTCGACGGCGCCAACAGCTGGCTCGGCGACCATACCGAGGCGCTGCTTTCCTTCCGCAACGTCGCCGATCTCAGGATCGTCAATTGCGAGATCGCCGGCAGCCGCAAGCACGCCGTCTCGCTGGAGCGCTGCGGCGGACGCTTCGAGGACAACCGCGTCACCGGCGCCGCCCTCGCCGCGCTCATCTCGCACGAAGGCAACGCGCTCTCCGTCACCGGCAACCACATTTCCGACTGCGGCAACGGCGGCATCCTCGTGCATCGCTGGACGAAGGGCGCCGACGAGAGCGTGATCTCCGGCAACCGCATCGCGCGGATCGCCGCCAACGACGGCGGCACCGGGCAGAACGGCAACGGCATCAATCTCTTCCGCGCCGACAACGTGATCGTTTCCGGCAACCACGTCTCCGACTGCGCCTTCTCGGCGATCCGCGCCAACTCCTCCTCCGACGTGCAGATCACCGGCAACCAGTGCCTGCGCTCGGGCGAGACGGCGATCTTCGTCGAGTTCGCCTTCGAGGGGGCGATCGTCTCGTCCAACCTCGTCGACGGGGCGGCGAACGGCATCGTCGCCGTCAATTTCAACGAGGGCGGGCGGCTTGCGAGCGTCGGCGCCAACGTCATCCGCAACCTGTCGCTCAAAGGCCCCTATGCCAACGACGAGGCGGGCTTCGGCATCGGCATCTCGGCCGAGGCGGATACGGCGATCTCCGGCAACGTGATCGAGAACGCCCCGCGCGCCGGCCTGATGATCGGCTGGGGTCCCTACCTGCGCAACGTGCTGGCGAGCGGCAACATCATCCGCGGTGCCCCGGTCGGCATCGCCGTCTCGGTGGTCGAAGGGGCTGGCACGGCGATGCTCTCCGGCAACCTGATCGAAGGCGCGAAGGACGGCGCGATCGTCGGCTACCGCTGGAAGGACCGGGCGACCGGCGACCTCGTCACCGGCGGTGACGCCCCCGCCCCTCTGGTGATCGAGGGCAACCGCGCACTCTGA
- a CDS encoding L,D-transpeptidase produces MTLPGSLSRRAFLSLSGVGAASLLAGCASSGTYNRPYAPAPAYGGPMSIARPPARGSAEVAAMYSEIVDGGFVIPAVPYERIDPRYYRQRVIDPTGQPPGTIVVDTPSRFLYLVESGGTAMRYGVGIGREGFAWQGTGVIQWRQKWPKWTPPGEMIARQPELAKYSADNGGMPPGLKNPLGARALYIFQNGEDTLYRLHGSPEWQSIGKAVSSGCVRLMNQDVIDLYDRVPNKARIVVWQ; encoded by the coding sequence ATGACACTTCCCGGTTCCCTCTCTCGGCGCGCCTTTCTTTCCCTCTCCGGTGTCGGCGCCGCAAGCCTGCTTGCGGGCTGCGCCTCCTCCGGTACCTACAATCGTCCTTACGCTCCGGCGCCGGCCTATGGCGGCCCGATGAGCATCGCCCGTCCACCCGCCCGCGGTTCGGCCGAGGTCGCGGCGATGTACAGCGAGATCGTCGACGGCGGTTTCGTCATCCCCGCGGTGCCCTACGAGCGGATCGACCCGCGCTACTATCGCCAGCGGGTCATCGATCCGACCGGCCAGCCGCCGGGCACCATCGTCGTCGATACGCCCTCGCGCTTCCTCTATTTGGTCGAATCAGGTGGAACCGCGATGCGCTACGGCGTCGGCATCGGCCGCGAGGGCTTCGCCTGGCAGGGCACCGGCGTCATCCAGTGGCGCCAGAAATGGCCGAAATGGACGCCGCCGGGAGAGATGATCGCCCGCCAGCCGGAGCTTGCGAAATATTCGGCCGACAACGGCGGCATGCCGCCCGGCCTCAAGAACCCGCTCGGCGCTCGCGCGCTCTACATCTTCCAGAACGGCGAAGACACGCTCTACCGCCTGCACGGCTCGCCGGAATGGCAGTCGATCGGCAAGGCGGTCTCCTCCGGCTGCGTGCGCCTGATGAACCAGGACGTCATCGACCTCTACGACCGCGTCCCGAACAAGGCCCGCATCGTCGTCTGGCAGTAG
- a CDS encoding VOC family protein, whose protein sequence is MQGKFVWYELMTNDVPAAAAFYRDVIGWEAKAFDGATAQGSAYTVFNIPGREMGSAGLMAITPEMAQNGAMPQWYGYVAVDDVDAKAREFVENGGRVLMPGTDIPGIGRFAVVADPHGAVLDVFKPNMPEGPLPEEPPPMSPGTVGWHELMAGDGNEAFDFYARMFGWTKGEPYDMGAMGVYQLFAHDGMDIGGMMTKTPDMPHPFWSFYFVVPEIDAAMKRVTDAGGTVLSGPMEVPGGAWVIQCRDPQGAFFALVAGKR, encoded by the coding sequence ATGCAAGGCAAATTCGTCTGGTACGAACTGATGACCAATGACGTTCCGGCCGCCGCCGCGTTCTATCGGGACGTGATCGGCTGGGAAGCAAAGGCGTTCGACGGCGCCACAGCGCAAGGAAGCGCCTATACCGTCTTCAACATACCGGGCCGCGAGATGGGCTCGGCCGGGCTCATGGCGATCACGCCCGAGATGGCACAGAACGGCGCGATGCCGCAATGGTACGGCTACGTCGCCGTCGACGACGTCGATGCCAAGGCGCGCGAATTTGTCGAGAACGGCGGCCGCGTCCTGATGCCGGGGACCGATATTCCCGGCATCGGCCGCTTCGCCGTCGTCGCCGATCCGCACGGCGCGGTCCTCGACGTCTTCAAGCCGAACATGCCGGAAGGGCCGTTGCCGGAGGAGCCTCCGCCGATGTCGCCCGGAACCGTCGGCTGGCACGAGCTGATGGCCGGCGACGGCAACGAGGCCTTCGACTTCTATGCCCGCATGTTCGGCTGGACGAAGGGCGAGCCCTACGACATGGGCGCAATGGGCGTCTACCAGCTCTTCGCCCATGACGGCATGGATATCGGCGGCATGATGACGAAAACGCCGGACATGCCGCATCCCTTCTGGAGCTTCTACTTCGTCGTCCCGGAGATAGACGCGGCGATGAAACGGGTGACCGACGCCGGCGGAACGGTGTTGTCCGGCCCGATGGAGGTTCCCGGCGGCGCCTGGGTCATCCAGTGCCGCGATCCGCAGGGCGCCTTCTTCGCACTCGTCGCGGGCAAGCGCTGA
- a CDS encoding MarR family winged helix-turn-helix transcriptional regulator, with translation MSNQPVIPFSTTLHVRDTCLCLHAQRAARALARRFDAAFKPLGLTNGQFSLMMALNRPEPPPMGPVAALLAMDRTTLTAALKPLTQRGWITIVADEKDRRGKRLKLTEAGMAVLVEAMPIWRREHDELEAGLSTDPQVLRQGLIEVAR, from the coding sequence ATGTCAAATCAGCCTGTGATTCCCTTTTCCACCACGCTTCATGTCCGCGACACATGCCTCTGCCTCCACGCCCAGCGCGCCGCGCGCGCCCTGGCGCGCCGCTTCGATGCCGCCTTCAAGCCGCTCGGGCTGACGAACGGTCAGTTTTCCCTGATGATGGCGCTGAACCGCCCGGAGCCGCCGCCGATGGGGCCGGTCGCGGCCCTGCTCGCGATGGACCGCACGACGCTGACGGCGGCGCTGAAGCCGCTTACCCAGCGCGGATGGATCACGATCGTGGCGGACGAGAAGGATCGCCGCGGCAAGCGGCTGAAACTGACGGAAGCCGGCATGGCCGTGCTCGTCGAGGCGATGCCGATCTGGCGGCGCGAGCACGATGAACTGGAGGCCGGGCTCAGCACCGACCCGCAGGTCCTGCGGCAGGGATTGATCGAGGTGGCGCGGTGA